In Hasllibacter sp. MH4015, the following proteins share a genomic window:
- a CDS encoding ABC transporter ATP-binding protein/permease: MARAEEAERRSAWRTIRKVAPYLWPDDKPWVKQRVVIALIMLAMAKVIAVATPFFYREAVNLLSGESASPAWALGMGAVAITVVYGMARAMNVGFQQLRDAIFARVAQRALRQLALETFRHIHALSLRYHIARKTGGLSRVIERGVKGVEFLLRFLLFSVGPLILELALTGIILAVVFDITYLIVLSVTIGIYIWFTFKVTEWRVRIRKEMNDQDTDANQKAIDSLLNFETVKYFGAEGREAARYDSAMEGYESAALKTSYSLAFLNFGQSLIITSGLVAVMVMAVMGVQSGELTVGDFVMVNAYMIQITMPLNFLGTVYREIRQALVDMGEMFDLLEQPQEVRDAEDARPLQVRGGHVQLKNVRFGYEAERAILKGVDIDIPAGQTVAVVGSSGSGKSTIGRLMFRFYDVGDGAITIDGQDLRDVTQASLHAQIGVVPQDTVLFNDTIYYNIAYGRDGATQDDVEQAARAAAIHDFILSLPDGYETMVGERGLKLSGGEKQRVGIARTLLKDPPILVLDEATSALDTDTEMEIQAELKAMGEGRTVLTIAHRLSTIVDADRIVVLEKGEVVEQGTHDELLDRDGRYAQLWHRQAADEAA, translated from the coding sequence ATGGCCCGCGCCGAGGAGGCCGAACGCCGCTCCGCTTGGCGCACGATCCGAAAGGTCGCCCCCTATCTTTGGCCCGATGACAAGCCGTGGGTGAAGCAGCGGGTGGTGATTGCGCTCATCATGTTGGCTATGGCCAAGGTGATCGCTGTCGCCACACCGTTTTTCTACCGCGAGGCGGTGAACCTCCTGTCGGGCGAAAGCGCTTCACCCGCCTGGGCGCTGGGGATGGGGGCCGTGGCGATCACGGTCGTCTACGGCATGGCGCGCGCGATGAACGTGGGCTTCCAGCAATTGCGCGACGCGATCTTCGCGCGGGTGGCGCAGCGGGCATTGCGGCAATTGGCGTTGGAGACGTTCCGCCATATCCACGCGCTCAGCCTGCGGTACCACATCGCGCGCAAGACCGGGGGGCTCAGCCGGGTCATCGAACGCGGCGTGAAGGGCGTGGAATTCCTTCTGCGCTTCTTGTTGTTTTCCGTGGGGCCGCTGATCCTTGAACTGGCGTTGACGGGCATCATCCTGGCGGTCGTTTTCGACATCACCTATCTGATCGTCCTGTCTGTCACGATCGGGATCTATATCTGGTTTACCTTCAAGGTCACGGAATGGCGCGTTCGCATCCGCAAGGAGATGAACGACCAGGACACCGACGCCAACCAGAAGGCGATCGACAGCCTGCTGAACTTCGAGACGGTCAAGTATTTCGGGGCCGAGGGGCGGGAAGCCGCGCGGTATGACAGCGCGATGGAGGGATACGAGTCAGCGGCGCTCAAGACATCCTATTCGCTCGCCTTCCTGAATTTCGGGCAATCCCTGATTATCACGAGCGGCCTTGTGGCCGTCATGGTGATGGCGGTGATGGGCGTGCAATCGGGAGAACTGACCGTTGGCGATTTCGTCATGGTCAATGCCTACATGATCCAGATTACCATGCCGCTCAATTTCCTTGGCACCGTATACCGGGAAATCCGCCAGGCGTTGGTGGACATGGGGGAGATGTTCGATCTGCTCGAACAGCCGCAGGAGGTGCGCGATGCAGAAGACGCGCGTCCCTTGCAGGTGCGCGGTGGACACGTACAGCTCAAGAATGTGCGCTTTGGGTACGAGGCGGAGCGCGCGATCCTCAAAGGTGTCGACATTGATATTCCCGCCGGTCAGACCGTGGCCGTCGTCGGCTCCAGCGGGTCGGGCAAATCCACAATCGGGCGGCTGATGTTCCGGTTCTACGATGTGGGCGACGGTGCGATTACCATCGACGGACAGGACTTGCGCGATGTGACGCAAGCGAGCCTGCACGCGCAGATCGGCGTCGTGCCGCAGGATACCGTGCTGTTCAATGACACAATCTACTACAACATCGCCTATGGGCGGGACGGCGCAACGCAGGACGACGTGGAACAGGCGGCGCGCGCGGCGGCGATCCACGACTTCATTCTGTCGCTGCCCGATGGGTATGAGACGATGGTGGGCGAGCGGGGCCTGAAGCTGTCGGGCGGTGAAAAGCAGCGCGTGGGCATCGCGCGCACGCTGTTGAAGGATCCCCCGATCCTCGTGCTGGACGAGGCGACAAGCGCGCTCGACACCGATACGGAGATGGAGATCCAGGCCGAGTTGAAAGCGATGGGAGAGGGGCGAACGGTCCTGACCATCGCGCACCGCCTGTCTACCATCGTTGATGCGGATCGGATCGTGGTGCTGGAAAAGGGCGAAGTGGTGGAGCAGGGCACCCACGACGAATTGTTGGATCGCGACGGACGCTACGCGCAGCTGTGGCACCGGCAGGCGGCGGACGAAGCGGCGTAA
- a CDS encoding superoxide dismutase, translating into MAFQLPDLPYAHDALAAHGMSAETLEYHHDLHHNAYVTNGNKAIEGTEWEGKSLEEIITGTYDADAVAQSGIFNNISQLWNHNQFWEMMSPDVSSMPSELESAINDSFGSVDEFKSQFSAAGAGQFGSGWCWLVKNADGSLAVTKTENGVNPLCFNQTALLGCDVWEHSYYIDFRNKRPDYLKNFLDNLVNWENVASRM; encoded by the coding sequence ATGGCCTTTCAACTTCCCGACCTTCCCTATGCGCACGACGCCCTTGCCGCCCACGGCATGTCCGCCGAGACGCTGGAATACCACCACGACCTGCACCACAACGCCTATGTCACCAACGGCAACAAGGCGATCGAGGGCACGGAGTGGGAGGGTAAGTCCCTCGAAGAGATCATCACCGGCACCTACGATGCCGATGCGGTCGCGCAATCCGGGATCTTCAACAACATCAGCCAGTTGTGGAACCACAACCAGTTCTGGGAAATGATGTCGCCCGACGTATCCTCCATGCCGTCCGAGCTGGAGAGCGCGATCAACGACAGTTTCGGCTCGGTCGATGAATTCAAGTCGCAATTCTCCGCCGCCGGGGCGGGGCAGTTCGGCTCCGGCTGGTGCTGGCTCGTGAAGAATGCCGATGGCAGCCTTGCCGTCACCAAGACGGAAAATGGCGTGAACCCGCTTTGCTTCAATCAGACAGCGCTTCTAGGCTGTGATGTTTGGGAGCATTCCTATTACATCGACTTCCGCAACAAGCGGCCCGATTACCTGAAGAATTTCCTCGACAATCTGGTGAACTGGGAAAACGTCGCCTCGCGCATGTGA
- a CDS encoding fatty acid desaturase — translation MSTDPALDHRAFLASLPPEDRARFTARSDRAGLLHLAGHVGLIAACASYVAWGGPLWWLVLLPLGITLTFLFTLQHECTHRTPFASPWLNDAVGHLCGIVLVQPFLWFRAFHMAHHKHTNDPELDPELSDGKPETLQALLWHLSTIGYWRAKLSVLLGNASGPSPAPFIADRQRGPIRVEARVYLAIYAAAFLAMVSVAPILFWIWLLPLILGFPVLRLYLLAEHDRCPQVANMFANSRTTTTTRIVNFLAWNMPYHAEHHAWPMVPFHALPGLHELAEPHLHTKTDGYARFARDTFESRAAGR, via the coding sequence ATGTCCACCGACCCCGCCCTAGACCACCGCGCCTTTCTCGCCAGCCTTCCGCCCGAGGACCGGGCGCGGTTCACCGCCCGCTCCGACCGGGCCGGGTTGCTGCATCTGGCGGGGCATGTCGGGCTGATCGCGGCGTGTGCGAGCTATGTGGCGTGGGGCGGCCCGCTTTGGTGGCTCGTCTTGCTGCCCCTCGGCATCACGCTCACGTTTCTGTTCACGTTGCAGCACGAGTGCACCCATCGTACGCCCTTCGCGTCGCCTTGGCTGAACGACGCGGTTGGCCATCTTTGCGGCATTGTCTTGGTGCAACCGTTCCTGTGGTTCCGTGCGTTTCACATGGCACACCACAAGCACACCAACGATCCCGAACTCGACCCCGAATTGTCGGACGGCAAGCCCGAGACACTCCAAGCCCTGCTGTGGCACTTGTCCACGATCGGGTACTGGCGCGCGAAGCTCTCCGTCCTGCTCGGCAACGCAAGTGGCCCGTCCCCCGCGCCCTTCATCGCGGACCGGCAACGCGGCCCGATCCGTGTCGAAGCGCGTGTATATCTGGCAATCTACGCGGCCGCCTTCCTCGCCATGGTCAGCGTGGCCCCGATCCTGTTCTGGATCTGGCTCCTCCCGCTGATCCTTGGGTTCCCGGTCCTGCGGCTCTATCTACTGGCGGAACACGACCGCTGCCCGCAGGTCGCCAACATGTTCGCCAATTCGCGGACGACCACGACCACGCGCATCGTCAATTTCCTTGCCTGGAACATGCCGTATCATGCGGAGCATCACGCCTGGCCCATGGTGCCGTTCCATGCCCTGCCCGGCCTGCATGAGCTGGCAGAGCCACACCTGCACACCAAGACCGACGGCTACGCCCGGTTTGCGCGGGACACATTCGAAAGCCGCGCGGCGGGCCGTTAA
- a CDS encoding LysM peptidoglycan-binding domain-containing protein: MKLAAMFGSSSGAIATAAGAAILVVGGAIGYTVMNRSDPVDDAPVQSAMPVMTEDDALQVADPTAPDIAASDVEPTVPQFAAPSLDLVRVAPDGNTVIAGQTEPGMAIAIMLDGQEIALVDADRAGDFVALLSLDPSETPRTISVELRGPDEVSVAGLETILVAPFGAVDVAEADTAPLPEENTPAAPDGTEILASDTPAVATAQALASGALANAPDPAATAPAAPAAPSPSVNVADLSSETQPVPQPVPARAEAPAVVIAGPEGLRITQGPGNQPDVLTAVQLDAISYNADGAVILAGRGPAAADIQVYLNNQPIQLGEIGEGGSWSLQLPDVDPGTYTLAVAELADDGSVESRVETPFLREDPERVAEAPAQAANRGIDVITVQPGFTLWGMAEDTFGDGILYVQIFEENRDQIRDPNWIFPGQIFRMPDQGEEAAAN; this comes from the coding sequence ATGAAACTCGCGGCCATGTTCGGGTCCAGTAGCGGCGCAATCGCCACGGCGGCGGGTGCGGCGATCCTGGTCGTGGGCGGGGCGATCGGCTACACGGTGATGAACCGCTCAGACCCGGTGGACGACGCGCCGGTGCAGTCGGCCATGCCGGTTATGACCGAAGACGATGCATTGCAAGTGGCGGACCCAACAGCGCCCGACATCGCGGCGTCGGATGTGGAGCCGACCGTGCCACAATTCGCGGCGCCGAGCCTGGATCTTGTCCGCGTGGCCCCCGACGGAAACACCGTGATCGCGGGCCAGACGGAGCCGGGAATGGCGATCGCAATCATGCTGGACGGACAGGAGATCGCCTTGGTCGATGCCGACCGGGCAGGCGATTTCGTGGCGCTGCTGTCCCTGGATCCCTCGGAGACGCCGCGCACGATCTCGGTCGAATTGCGCGGCCCGGACGAGGTGAGCGTCGCCGGATTGGAAACGATCCTTGTTGCGCCCTTCGGGGCAGTGGATGTGGCGGAGGCCGATACTGCCCCCTTGCCGGAGGAGAACACGCCGGCTGCACCTGATGGCACCGAAATTTTAGCGTCGGATACACCGGCAGTGGCCACGGCGCAGGCGCTCGCAAGCGGGGCCCTTGCCAATGCGCCCGACCCGGCGGCGACCGCCCCGGCGGCCCCGGCGGCCCCGTCACCCTCCGTCAATGTCGCGGACCTGTCGTCAGAGACGCAACCGGTGCCGCAGCCCGTACCGGCCCGCGCCGAAGCGCCCGCCGTGGTCATCGCGGGGCCGGAAGGCCTGCGCATCACCCAAGGCCCCGGGAACCAGCCCGATGTCCTGACCGCCGTGCAGCTTGACGCGATATCCTACAATGCCGACGGCGCGGTGATCCTTGCCGGTCGGGGACCGGCGGCGGCGGACATCCAGGTCTATCTCAACAACCAGCCGATCCAGTTGGGGGAAATCGGGGAAGGCGGGTCGTGGTCGCTTCAACTGCCCGATGTCGATCCTGGGACCTACACGCTGGCCGTGGCGGAACTGGCCGACGATGGTTCGGTGGAAAGCCGGGTGGAGACGCCGTTTCTGCGCGAAGACCCCGAGCGCGTTGCCGAAGCACCGGCGCAGGCCGCGAACCGGGGCATCGACGTAATTACCGTACAGCCGGGCTTCACCCTTTGGGGCATGGCGGAGGATACGTTCGGGGACGGTATTCTCTACGTTCAGATCTTCGAGGAGAACCGCGACCAGATCCGCGATCCCAACTGGATCTTCCCCGGCCAGATCTTCCGTATGCCCGATCAGGGGGAGGAGGCCGCCGCGAACTGA
- a CDS encoding host attachment protein, with protein MADPLRHPDIDYVRENRSPLTEGTWVLVADGEKALFLRNDGDADAPNLIVVREEEQENPPTHEQGTHKPGRFNDGPSVHRSAVADTDWHWLEKERFAADMADILYKMAHKGRFDRLIVAAAPKILGELRKEMHQEVTGKIVAEVDKTLTNHPIDEIAKIVADAATPDA; from the coding sequence ATGGCCGATCCGCTTCGACATCCCGATATCGACTACGTGCGCGAAAATCGGTCCCCGTTGACCGAAGGCACCTGGGTGCTTGTGGCCGACGGCGAAAAGGCACTTTTCTTGCGCAATGACGGCGACGCCGACGCCCCGAACCTGATTGTCGTCCGCGAGGAGGAGCAGGAAAATCCGCCCACCCACGAGCAAGGCACGCACAAGCCGGGTCGCTTCAACGATGGCCCGTCCGTGCACCGCTCCGCCGTGGCGGATACCGATTGGCACTGGCTCGAAAAGGAACGCTTCGCCGCCGATATGGCCGACATTCTTTACAAGATGGCGCATAAAGGCCGCTTCGACCGTCTGATCGTCGCAGCCGCGCCCAAGATCCTGGGTGAATTGCGCAAGGAGATGCACCAGGAAGTGACGGGAAAAATAGTGGCGGAGGTCGACAAGACCCTGACCAATCATCCGATCGACGAGATTGCCAAGATCGTGGCGGACGCGGCAACGCCCGACGCATGA
- a CDS encoding TIGR00730 family Rossman fold protein: MRRLSLCVYCGSRAGARPEYEVAATALGHAIAGAKMRLVYGAGDVGLMGAVARAAQSQGAETFGVIPTHLLDREVGKTDLTTFVVTETMHERKKVMFMNADAVVVLPGGAGSLDEFFEVLTWRQLGLHDKPIFLLNTEGYWAPLCALMDHVVSEGFADPSLLEFVQVVPDVEALMAALAT; encoded by the coding sequence ATGCGAAGGCTTTCGTTGTGTGTCTATTGTGGCTCTCGCGCCGGGGCGCGGCCGGAATATGAGGTCGCGGCGACGGCGCTCGGCCATGCCATTGCGGGTGCGAAGATGCGGCTTGTCTATGGTGCGGGCGATGTGGGCCTGATGGGTGCCGTGGCCCGCGCGGCCCAATCCCAGGGTGCGGAGACATTCGGCGTGATCCCCACCCACCTGCTTGACCGCGAGGTCGGCAAGACCGATCTCACCACCTTCGTCGTGACCGAGACGATGCATGAACGAAAGAAGGTCATGTTCATGAATGCCGATGCGGTCGTGGTCCTTCCCGGCGGCGCCGGATCGCTCGATGAGTTTTTCGAGGTTCTGACCTGGCGGCAATTGGGCCTGCACGACAAGCCGATTTTCCTCCTGAACACCGAAGGTTACTGGGCACCGTTATGCGCTCTCATGGACCACGTGGTGTCCGAGGGGTTCGCCGACCCAAGCCTGCTCGAGTTCGTGCAGGTCGTCCCGGATGTAGAGGCGTTGATGGCCGCCTTGGCGACCTAA
- a CDS encoding sarcosine oxidase subunit gamma has protein sequence MPDLASALPGAHYAGIVTVEEAGLTGMVTLKADLDAAVGKAVRAATGRDIPEARRVVEGKMSVAWMAPDELLILCDFAEADTIVAGLSDKLGDAHHLAVNVSDARAVFRLNGAAIKDVLGKLTPADLRKLQPGEMRRTRLAQVAAAIWLSDAETAHVICFRSVAQYMFDLLLTAALPGGEVGYHEAAPG, from the coding sequence ATGCCTGATCTTGCCAGCGCATTGCCCGGCGCACATTACGCCGGGATCGTCACCGTGGAAGAGGCCGGGCTGACCGGCATGGTGACGCTGAAAGCCGATCTGGATGCGGCGGTGGGCAAGGCCGTGAGGGCCGCCACCGGTCGGGATATTCCTGAGGCGCGGCGCGTGGTCGAAGGGAAGATGTCCGTCGCGTGGATGGCGCCGGACGAGCTGCTGATCCTGTGTGACTTTGCCGAGGCCGACACGATTGTGGCGGGTCTGTCGGACAAGCTGGGGGACGCTCATCACCTGGCCGTCAACGTCTCTGACGCACGCGCGGTCTTCCGGCTGAACGGGGCCGCGATCAAGGATGTCCTGGGGAAGCTGACCCCTGCGGACCTTCGGAAGCTGCAACCAGGAGAGATGCGGCGCACACGTCTGGCGCAGGTCGCCGCCGCGATCTGGTTGAGCGATGCGGAGACGGCCCACGTGATCTGCTTCCGATCCGTCGCGCAGTACATGTTCGACCTGCTGTTGACCGCCGCGCTTCCCGGTGGCGAAGTCGGGTATCACGAGGCTGCGCCCGGTTAA
- a CDS encoding Crp/Fnr family transcriptional regulator: MAFLFNGALAILVLAMLMRSFLWLRALVIVAAVFFLVLATMVLGDGMLSFWALMLIAVNLLQLYRTEWSNFLAPFNAEEQAMVSEHLPGLNRDEARRLLDQGQWLKLPNGQPLSAEGQPVDHLYYIAKGHADVEVVDDVVSVCREGNFVGEMTVMTGAPASATVTIGSPTAQLWRIEAGKLRALLEGQDAIARALDAAFARNYRDKLGRMNRRALED, translated from the coding sequence ATGGCATTTCTGTTCAACGGCGCATTGGCCATCCTGGTGCTGGCCATGCTGATGCGGTCATTCCTGTGGCTGCGCGCGCTGGTGATCGTGGCGGCGGTGTTTTTCCTGGTCCTGGCCACGATGGTTTTGGGCGACGGCATGCTGAGCTTCTGGGCATTGATGCTGATCGCGGTGAACCTCCTGCAACTCTACCGCACGGAATGGAGCAACTTCCTTGCCCCTTTCAATGCCGAGGAACAGGCGATGGTGTCCGAACACCTCCCGGGTCTGAACAGGGACGAAGCGCGGCGTCTGCTTGATCAGGGGCAATGGCTGAAACTGCCCAACGGCCAACCGCTTAGCGCGGAGGGGCAGCCGGTGGACCATCTTTACTATATCGCCAAGGGCCATGCGGATGTTGAAGTGGTGGACGACGTGGTGTCGGTCTGCCGCGAGGGGAATTTCGTGGGGGAGATGACGGTGATGACCGGCGCGCCAGCCAGCGCCACCGTGACAATCGGCAGTCCTACGGCACAGCTTTGGCGGATCGAGGCAGGGAAGCTGCGCGCGCTGCTGGAAGGGCAGGACGCGATCGCCCGCGCGCTTGATGCAGCCTTTGCCCGGAATTACCGCGACAAGCTGGGGCGGATGAACCGCAGGGCGTTGGAGGATTAG
- a CDS encoding sarcosine oxidase subunit alpha family protein: protein MSRLSSHGRLIDRDTSVKFTFNGKWMRGHGGDTLASALLANGQTLVGRSFKYHRPRGIVAAGGEEPNALVNLGSGARHEPNQRATTTELFERLEATSQNHWPSLEFDVGAINALVSRFLPAGFYYKTFMFPRAFWKHVFEPVIRQSAGLGAAPDPETMDVDRYEHFYAHVDIVVAGGGIAGLMAALEAGRAGKRVLLVEQSAHWGGRAPVDGDVIDGKPAADWVNDALQEIDIMQNVTRRNRTMLAGVYDHGYVTAYERVGDHRPAEDGPRHRLWRIRADHIVSATGAIERPLSFPGNDKPGVMLACAVRDYIVNYAVAAGDTLAVVTNNDDGYRTALIALDAGLRVACVVDPRPDVDGPLPRAVRDRGVRVITGAAISKVKGLKQVVSIRVQAHQGYDGGHEEIPCDVVAMSGGWSPVVHLWSHCGGKLNWDEDQACFRPDPARPPTDQNGAGFVTCVGAADGGLQGDAAFASVAQRMGDLLGTTVHAPSVDVPEEGALAPIWIMPAQAGAKKRAKMWLDFQNDVKVSDVMLAAQEGYESVEHTKRYTTLGMATDQGKLSNINGLAVLAEALNKGIPQVGTTTFRPPYTPISMGSIAGEARAEIFQPLRRTPIHDWHEARGAYMEPVGGWRRPYCFPREGESHADAVNREIDATRRSLGLLDASTLGKILVKGPDAGRFMDMLYTNMMSNLKPRKCRYGLMCSENGFLMDDGVVVRLDDETFLAHTTSGGADHVHAHMEDWLQCEWWDWKVHTVNVTEQWAQIAVVGPNARKVLEKLGADFDLSADALPFMAMAQGKIGGFDARVFRISFSGELSYEIAVPASQGRAFWDALHEAGAEWNAMPYGTEALHVMRAEKGFIMIGDETDGTIIPQDLGLNWAISKKKEDFLGKRGQERTHMTDPNRWKLVGLETVDGSVLPDGSYCIAGGRNANGQVNVQGRVTSTYYSPTLSRGIAMGLVLNGPDRMGEVVEFNKVDGSTAKAKIVSAVFYDPEGEKQNA from the coding sequence ATGAGCCGCCTTTCCAGCCACGGTCGCCTGATCGACCGAGACACGAGTGTCAAATTCACGTTCAACGGCAAATGGATGCGTGGCCATGGCGGCGATACGCTGGCCTCTGCGCTGCTGGCCAACGGTCAGACATTGGTGGGACGGTCGTTCAAATATCACCGACCGCGCGGCATCGTGGCCGCAGGCGGGGAGGAGCCGAATGCGCTGGTGAACCTCGGCAGCGGCGCGCGCCATGAGCCGAACCAGCGCGCCACGACGACGGAATTATTCGAGCGGTTGGAGGCCACCAGCCAGAACCACTGGCCGAGCCTTGAATTCGACGTGGGCGCGATCAACGCGCTGGTGAGCCGGTTCCTGCCCGCGGGGTTCTACTACAAGACCTTCATGTTCCCGCGCGCCTTCTGGAAACACGTGTTCGAGCCGGTCATCCGCCAATCTGCGGGCCTGGGCGCCGCGCCCGATCCCGAAACGATGGATGTCGACCGGTACGAGCATTTCTACGCCCATGTGGATATCGTCGTGGCCGGGGGCGGGATCGCGGGCCTGATGGCGGCGCTGGAGGCGGGTCGTGCGGGCAAGCGCGTGCTGCTGGTGGAACAGTCTGCCCATTGGGGCGGTCGGGCCCCGGTCGACGGGGACGTGATCGACGGCAAGCCAGCGGCGGATTGGGTGAACGACGCCCTGCAAGAGATTGATATCATGCAGAATGTGACGCGGCGCAACCGTACGATGCTGGCCGGCGTCTATGACCACGGCTATGTCACGGCCTATGAGCGGGTGGGCGATCATCGCCCCGCTGAAGACGGTCCGCGCCATCGCCTGTGGCGCATCCGGGCCGATCACATCGTGTCGGCGACGGGCGCGATCGAACGCCCGCTGAGCTTCCCGGGCAACGACAAGCCGGGGGTCATGCTCGCCTGTGCCGTGCGCGACTATATCGTGAATTACGCGGTCGCGGCCGGGGATACGCTGGCCGTCGTGACCAACAATGACGACGGCTATCGCACGGCGCTGATTGCGTTGGATGCGGGCCTGCGCGTGGCATGCGTTGTCGATCCGCGCCCGGATGTGGACGGACCGCTGCCCCGCGCGGTGCGGGACCGGGGCGTCCGGGTGATAACCGGCGCGGCGATTTCGAAGGTGAAGGGCCTGAAACAGGTCGTGTCGATCCGCGTGCAGGCGCATCAAGGCTATGACGGCGGACATGAGGAAATCCCCTGTGACGTGGTCGCGATGTCCGGCGGCTGGTCGCCGGTGGTGCATCTGTGGTCCCATTGTGGGGGCAAGCTGAACTGGGACGAGGACCAAGCCTGTTTCCGGCCCGATCCCGCGCGTCCGCCGACCGATCAGAACGGCGCGGGATTCGTGACCTGCGTCGGCGCCGCCGATGGGGGCCTTCAGGGCGATGCGGCGTTTGCCTCGGTCGCGCAGCGGATGGGCGACCTTTTGGGCACGACAGTCCATGCGCCATCGGTCGATGTTCCGGAGGAGGGGGCGCTGGCCCCGATCTGGATCATGCCGGCACAGGCGGGTGCGAAAAAGCGCGCAAAGATGTGGCTCGATTTCCAGAACGACGTGAAAGTGTCGGACGTCATGCTGGCGGCCCAGGAGGGCTATGAGAGCGTGGAACATACCAAACGCTACACCACGCTTGGCATGGCAACGGATCAAGGGAAACTCAGCAATATCAACGGGCTGGCGGTGTTGGCGGAAGCATTGAATAAGGGCATTCCGCAGGTGGGCACGACGACCTTCCGCCCGCCCTACACGCCGATTTCCATGGGTTCCATTGCCGGAGAAGCGCGGGCCGAGATTTTCCAACCGCTGCGCCGCACCCCGATCCATGACTGGCACGAGGCGCGCGGCGCTTACATGGAGCCCGTGGGCGGCTGGCGGCGGCCCTATTGCTTCCCGCGCGAGGGTGAGAGCCACGCCGATGCCGTCAACCGGGAGATCGACGCCACGCGCCGGTCGCTCGGGCTGCTGGATGCCTCGACCCTTGGCAAGATCCTTGTGAAGGGCCCCGATGCGGGTCGGTTCATGGACATGCTCTACACCAACATGATGAGTAACCTGAAACCTAGGAAATGCCGTTACGGGTTGATGTGCTCCGAAAACGGGTTCTTGATGGATGACGGCGTTGTCGTGCGGCTGGACGACGAGACGTTCCTTGCGCACACGACCTCCGGCGGGGCCGATCATGTCCATGCCCATATGGAAGATTGGCTGCAATGCGAATGGTGGGACTGGAAGGTCCACACCGTCAACGTGACGGAGCAATGGGCGCAGATCGCCGTGGTCGGCCCGAATGCCCGCAAGGTGCTGGAGAAGCTTGGGGCGGATTTCGACCTCTCCGCCGATGCGCTGCCGTTCATGGCAATGGCGCAGGGCAAGATCGGCGGCTTCGATGCACGGGTGTTCCGCATCTCCTTCTCCGGTGAGCTGAGCTACGAGATTGCCGTACCCGCCAGCCAGGGCCGCGCGTTTTGGGACGCTCTGCACGAGGCAGGGGCCGAGTGGAACGCGATGCCCTACGGCACAGAGGCGCTGCACGTGATGCGCGCCGAAAAGGGGTTCATCATGATCGGGGACGAAACCGACGGCACGATCATTCCCCAGGACCTCGGGCTGAACTGGGCGATCTCCAAGAAGAAAGAGGATTTCCTGGGCAAGCGCGGGCAGGAACGGACCCACATGACCGATCCGAACCGCTGGAAACTGGTGGGGCTGGAGACCGTCGATGGCTCCGTCCTGCCGGACGGGTCCTACTGCATCGCGGGCGGGCGGAACGCCAACGGACAGGTCAACGTGCAGGGGCGCGTAACCTCCACCTACTACTCCCCCACGCTCAGTCGCGGGATCGCCATGGGCCTTGTTCTCAACGGGCCGGACCGCATGGGCGAGGTGGTGGAATTCAACAAGGTCGACGGATCGACGGCCAAGGCGAAGATCGTGAGCGCGGTCTTCTATGATCCGGAAGGGGAGAAGCAGAATGCCTGA